Part of the Desulfomonilaceae bacterium genome, ATGATCTGCTTCACCACTTCTCTGAAGCGCTGAAAGCAAAGGGAGGCACGCTTTTAGGCAATGAAATGGTCGCTCTGGGCACATCAGACTTTAGTCCCTACATTTTGAAGGCCATGAACGCAAAGCCGGAAGTCCTGGTTTTACTGAACGCGGGAAAAGACGCCGTGAATTCTACGAAACAAGCGATGGAATTCGGACTGAAGAAAAAAGTAAAAATCGTCCATGCTCTTCTGTTTATAGAGGATATAAAAGCATCGGGGGATATATTCGCCGGTGACTATGTTACGGGCGCATGGTACTGGAAAAGTGACAATCCAGGTTCCAAAGAATTTGTTGAAAAGTGGAAAAAACAATTTAACAAACCACCGAACTGGATGAACGCCGCAACCTACAGCGCTGTTACTCAGTATCTCAAAGCTGTGGAGAGAGCTAAAAGCAAAGATGCCCTACCGGTTATCAAAGCCCTCGAAGGACACGAATTCCGGGATCTATTGGCAAACCCTGGAAAGATTCGGGCGGAAGACCATATGGAAGTTGGCAACGCCTACATTTTACGAGCCAAGAATCCTGGAGAGATCAAAGAAGACTGGGATTTCTTTGACATAGTTGGCGTAATTCCACCTGATAAAGCCTACCAAAATCCAAAGGATACAGGCTGTAAGATGGACACTGCTGAATAAAATCGTCCCATAGTGGTGCCAATGCATGTTTTTCGCACGCATGGCCCCACTATGGCTGATCAGAAAGATTTCTTTGATGAACCTACAGTTCGTCTTCATGCAACTTTTCAATGGCCTAATTCTCGGGTCCCTCTACGTGCTTCTAGCGTTGGGGTTGTCGATTATTTTCGGAATGCTGGGAATAATAAATTTTGCCCATGGCGCATTTTTCATGTTGGGAGCTTACGCCGCTTACACGATTACATCTTACATCATTCCTGATTATTGGCTGGCTCTAATTTCCGTGCCTATACTAATGGCGGCTTTTGGATCCCTTTGTGAGATAGTCCTCTTCAGGCGCCTGTACGACCTTCCTCCCCTATATATAATGTTGCTCACGTTTGGACTAATGCTCGTGTTGCAGGATGCCGCAAGATTAGTGTTTGGGAGTATGGGTGTGCCTTTTGGCACGCCAAAGTCACTTACCGGCATGGTAAATCTTGGATTCA contains:
- a CDS encoding ABC transporter substrate-binding protein encodes the protein MERKWHAILTACLLSIAFFSLVNTPVVAEPLKISVLTDMSGPYAGITGANVEAAKMAIADFGGKILGNPIEFVYRDHMCKPDVANQKAKELYEKEQVDVIFDCPNSAAGLAVANQAKIHKKPFIAIGSGTTRLSGPDCNRYTFKWAYNDYMLATAVGLWAADNLGKKWYTITADYAWGHDLLHHFSEALKAKGGTLLGNEMVALGTSDFSPYILKAMNAKPEVLVLLNAGKDAVNSTKQAMEFGLKKKVKIVHALLFIEDIKASGDIFAGDYVTGAWYWKSDNPGSKEFVEKWKKQFNKPPNWMNAATYSAVTQYLKAVERAKSKDALPVIKALEGHEFRDLLANPGKIRAEDHMEVGNAYILRAKNPGEIKEDWDFFDIVGVIPPDKAYQNPKDTGCKMDTAE